The following proteins come from a genomic window of Taeniopygia guttata chromosome 25, bTaeGut7.mat, whole genome shotgun sequence:
- the LOC140680552 gene encoding hydrocephalus-inducing protein-like codes for MPPGEESSLTELHAEAVELNIGLSTNFVVVEKTFITMSNHKTMFIENRSNVTAHFQWKAFPTEEGENREKRRQCRFLRPWSEKSQENLTEEETSESEMGSCEDHTARLSNTVLAEIAKVQQDPMLFSDDIFFIEPVEGEIGPNSSAEIKVTFKPTEALEYRSVAYCNISGCESRLPLRLRGYGRGPLVELNCRTLNLGNVSVNTPHVREVSSRTWDGS; via the exons ATGCCCCCAG GTGAAGAAAGTAGCCTCACAGAGCTCCACGCAGAAGCTGTAGAGCTCAACATTGGGTTGAGCACAAATTTCGTGGTGGTTGAAAAGACGTTCATCACCATGTCAAACCACAAAACCATGTTCATTGAGAACAGGAGTAACGTCACGGCCCACTTCCAGTGGAAGGCTTTTCCTACCGAGGAAGGAGAGAATCGAGAGAAGAGGAG gcagtgtcGTTTTCTGCGGCCGTGGTCAGAGAAGTCGCAGGAAAACTTAACGGAGGAGGAAACATCAGAGTCAGAGATGGGCTCTTGTGAAGATCACACTGCCCGCCTGAGCAACACGGTCCTGGCGGAGATAGCAAAGGTGCAACAAGACCCCATGCTGTTCTCCgatgacatttttttcattgagCCAGTG GAGGGAGAAATTGGGCCGAATAGTTCGGCTGAAATCAAGGTGACCTTCAAACCCACAGAGGCACTGGAGTACCGAAGTGTGGCTTACTGCAACATCTCAG GCTGTGAGAGCAGGCTGCCCCTGCGCCTCAGAGGGTACGGCAGAGGACCCCTGGTTGAACTGAACTGTCGCACACTGAACCTGGGGAACGTTTCTGTCAACACCCCCCACGTTCGTGAGGTGAGCAGCAGGActtgggatggatcctga